GACTTTGTTCTTTTCTGTCCTCTTGTATGAGACAGTATTCCCTTTTTATTTTATGATCACTACAGTTCACTCCGGTGCACTCTGCCTGGTAATACCGGTATTCTTTTTTGCTATCTGGAACAAACTCCATTTAACATTTATCTTTGTTGAGCTATAATGCTttttatcatgctgtaaaacAGTTTGTtgaaatctaaactgaaatTGTATCCGTGGGATCATTTTCTGATAAACTTTGATGAGAATAATAACTGCACTCTACATTACTTATGTCCATGTTCCAGATGTCATCAAACAAAACCTCAATTACCAACTTCAAACACTTATAATTAACCATGTAATTTAAGTAGTTAATAATAATTGTACGCTGTTATGGTtgttggttgctaccaacagacacctaccaacagacctttggtgtttttacaccataaagcctaaataatcaatagcagatccaggatggggcatttgaggcaaattccccccctcaccttgtggaagagccaaccatacttctgattaaaatagctagctatactcaaataaactttatgtcaggccaagatcagtttataaaactcctgaaaatatgcacattttactaggaTTTATTACAGATTCACTTGAAACCAAAACAAACCGAACTGAGTCAAAAtaactgtgaaattgtcacccagcacctttgtgtGTACTAAGCgtctctaaaataattatcgtgtctttgggtgtttttttttggtttatttatttatttattaaggctttacagcacaagtgctgatttattaaatgctatcccactaggggcctgtgagaaggctaaagcctgtgaatacagggagtctgaaacatgcCGTAACTGACACATTGAAGTATGCAGAAAAAAATCTCAGCCAGAGACCAGCGTTGACTTGAtctgtttaagacattcagtgccttttaagactttacaaccacctgaaaaggccaaaatggcaaaaatcaacagcgaggcactactaagaggtgatcatttgctgtttcaaaaatgcagTACTGAACTAGACAATCGGCTGACTCCCCAGCCACCTACAACTTCGCCTATTTGTGTCcctccaggggcggatccagacttttaaaaagggggattccactctggaattgcaacttcagcctagctgtagctAAGTTAAAGACCAAAAAGAAAAGAAGTCATCACCTGCTCGCAATAactgcccctcaccaactatatttccttaaaACCATATTACTTTATAAGAAAGCCTCTCCCAAGAACTTCCGTCCCATTACCTTGACCTCGGTTTTGGGAAGTTCTTTCATCGTATACTGTCTATTTGTTTAGAGAAGTTTGCTTTGAACAACAGATTGCTAAATCCTTCATTTCAGAAGGGTTTTCTCTACGGAGTGAATGGCACAATGGAACATATTTTCAGTATTGATTCACTATTAGACAATGCCAGAACTACTAAGAACCCCCATTGTCATGTCGTTTCTTGACCTGAAAAATGCTTTCGGGTCAGTATGTCATCAATACCTCTTTGATATTTTGCAGTAAATCAAGTTACCTTCTCCTGTTGTTTCTTACATTACCAGCTGTTATTCAAAATTGACAGCGTATGTCTCTACCAAGAAATGTAAAACGTCCGTATTTTCTATTTACCGTGGAATTTTCCAAGGTGATACTCTATCACCACTTTTATTCAACTTAGCCATTAATCCGTTACTAGCTTATCTCTCCACCTCAGAGGATTGTGGTTACTCTGCTCAACTACTGGCTGCTAACTCCGTTGGGCTGCCCCCTGAGGAGGTTCCAATAAATGTGTTATGGTCAGACTCCTCTGATGATTCACTGTCCGGATGGTATAGAGCAAAAGTGACTTCCTATCATTGTGATGGCTCCTGTGATCTTGCTTATGATAATGGTGATAGTGAACAGTCTGTGCATGGATCTTCATGTTGTGGAATGGTGCTACACAAGCAGATATCGCAAAGTATACCGCCTTGATAAACCTTCCACCCAACCATCAACCTCCATTAGTGCTGCTGCTGCTCTTCCAAAGATTTGCTATTCGTCACTGCATAAAGCAAAGGGATTTACTGATGACTTAACTGTCATCTCCAATGATGTCAAGTCACATCAGCGGGTTTTATCTTCACTAGTCTTAAAGGTAATTGACATATGTCTAGAGTTCCAACCTCTGAAATGTATCTCCCTTAACTTTAATGGCCACCATATGGTTTCCTCTACAGTGTTTTCAATGGCAGATGGGAATACTGTTAATATCTGTAATGTGAATTGTACCAAGTTTCTGGGCCGCACTATTGGTATATCTGCAGCTACTACTCGAAAGACAGCTTCTGCCAACACGAAACAACAAATCATTCAATTTTTACAACAAATCGATAAGTGTTCTATCCGCAGGGAATACAAGATATGGATTTTAAAAAACTTTGTGACTTCTGTTCTGCATTTTCATTTGGCTGTTGAGAGGCTTACTGTGTCATCTATTAGTTCTGCACAGTCATCAGTGTTGAAGTTTGTGAAGAGTTGGTTGAACCTCCCCTGTAATTGTACTCCTGGAACTGTTTTTCATCCAGATGTGTTGAATATTCCCTTTTTACCCCATCTGAAGGAGTCAGCTAAATTGTCATACATTTTAGCTGTGGAATGGTCAGTTGATCCACTGATTGTAGAGTTACGACATTCTGTTGTAGCCAACAGTCCGGATATCTCTTCCAATGTCTTTGACTCTCtatctgctgctaaggcttcagttgccaacatCCACTCTGCAACCTTTAAGAACCATGCACATGACCATTTACATTCTACTCACATTGAGCATTGGGATTCAAGCTTTGAgccattaactgttcaaaataattttttagaTATTATCACCCTTGAGCAAGCTTGTCCTTTGTGGAAGAGATTAATGTTTGGCCTCCCTGAAAAACAACTGTCGTTCTtgctacgtgctggttgtgatACTGTAACAAAGCAGGTTACGAGCACTATTCAAGCTACCACTCATATATCATTCACAACAAGACTGACACAAAAGTACAAGGACCAATTAATACTTAACTATGTAAATAGCTTATACAAAAGGTGTTTATAATACAAAAACAAATAATTTAATAGGTCTGTTACACTATCCCCCTCCACTAAGAAGATGTCCTCATCTTTATGATCTAATATAGTCCTGGAGTCTTGCTGGGGGTCTATGTTCTCGTACTGGATAACGTCTCATCTCTGCAGGTGGTTGGTCTTGCATATTGCTGGAGTTCTGAACTACATCCTCTACAGTATGTTGGTTATCCACCAAAGTAACATCGTCATCTTAATCCACTATTTCTAAATTAGTGCCaattggtggtggtggtggtggtggtggtggtgcttGTACATTATTATGCCTTGCTTGTGAGGGTTCAGTACTATCACTTGAGGCTTGCCGTGTACTACTGTCTAATCTAGTATCTCTTCGGCATGGCTTTAGTCTGTTAAAATGGACCACCTACCTTTGTCTTCTACCTTCCTGTCTTTGTATCCTGTATGTACATTCAGATAATTTTTTAACAACTCTAAAAGGTCCATTCCAAGGATGAAATAGCTTCTTACTGCTGTTTCTTGGCACCTTTGGATTCAATACCCAGACCAAGTCGCCTACAGCATATGAATCACCATGTGTTGTTTTGTCATaatattgtttttgttttttgtggTGTACTCCAGAAGTCTTACTAGCAAGCTCAAAAGCAGATGACAATCGCTGATCTAGCTTAGTTGCATACTCAGTCAGTGATGCGGATTGGTGAGGTTGTGTAGTACCATACTGAACATCAACAGGTAACACTGGTTGACGACCATGCATTAAGTAGAATGGTGAATAACCAGTTGATGCATGAACGCTAGAGTTGTACGCAAAGCACACTTTTTGCAGGTGTTTCAGGGGTTAGCCTTGCAGTGAGTGGCTAGCATACTCAGTAATGTCCTGTTAAATCACTCCACCATACCGTCACATTGCGGATGATACAGTGTAGTCCTGCTCTTCTAGATTCCTAATAAGGTGCATACTTCTGACATCAGCTTACTCTCAAATTGTGGACCCTGGTCTGAGTGAAGTTGACTAGGAACACCAAAGTGCAAAAAAACTCCATCTACTAATTTATCTGCAACTGTATGAGCTTCTTGATTTGGAATGGGGAAAGCTTCCATCCACCTAGTGAATAAATCTGCGACAACTAATATATATGAGTTTCTATTCTCACTCTCTGGAAATGGTCCCACAATGTCCAAGGCCATTATCTTCCCAGGATGACTAGCTGCTATGTTTCCCAGCGGTGCTCTTCTTGGGATAGTAGTAGACTTTCTAGTTGCACAACTGGCACAGGTTTGGCACTAATTGCAGGTATCACTCCAATATTCAGGCCAGTAAAAACGTTCCTTGACTCTGCTAAAGGTTTTCTCCTGTCCTAGGTGACCCCCTGCGACACCTTCATGCAATGCTGCCAAAATTCTGGGACGATGTTCTTGGGGAACTACTAACTGGAACCAGTGCTGATCTTTGTTTGGTTCTTTAAACATTCTGTATAGCAGTCCATTAATAACAGTCAGTTGTTCCCATAACTGCCAGAGTCGCCTGTCACCTGGGCTGTTTGTTGGTTGAGTTTCAGGATTGTTAGATTCTTTAGCAGTCAGAACTAGACTAATTCCAGGGTCATTCAACTGAGCAGCTCGCAATTCCTCGGGGGAATATTCACCCAGTGATGCTATATTTGGAGTTGTCACTGCTGCCAGAGCTAGAGCTTCATCTACTGGGATAATCCCACACTGCTTGCATGGTATACGTGACATGGCATCAGCATTCTTGTGACGGATACCAGGGCGATGAATAATTGTGAACTCATATTCTTGCAACTTCTGCACCCACTGGGCAATCTGACCCTCCGGTTCCTTGAACTTATGTATCCAAGAAAGTGCACCATGGTCTGTTCTTATTGTAAAGGGTGCTCCAAGAAGGTAAGGACGAAAGTGCTGAAAAAATGTGACCACTGCCAATAGCTCTCTTCTTGTTACACAATAGTTTTGTTATGATTTTGTCAGGCTTCTACTGGCATATGCTATGACACACTCCTTTCCCTTCTGGACCTGTGATAAGATGGCGCCAATTCCTGTATCACTGGCATCAGTATCCAGGAGAAAGGGCTGGGACCAGTCAGGCAAACCAAGGACAGGAGATGACACCAGACGGCTCTTTAAACAATCAAATGCCTCCTGACATTGGCTTGTCCACTGAAACCTAGATTGTGACTGTCGCTCGGTAAGTTTATGAAGTGGTGAGGCTATGGAAGCAAAACCCTTAATGAACCGTCTATAATAACTAGCCAGTCCTAAAAACTGTTGAGTTTCTTTCACTGATGTTGGTACCGGCCACTCTTTTACCTGATCAGTCTTGGATGGGTCTGGCATAATGCCCTCTGTAGACACAACATGTCCTAGAAATTGAACCTTAGGTTGTAGAAACCAACATTTATTTGGATGTAACTTTAGCCCTGCCTTATTTATACGCTCAAACACTTGTTTCAAATTGCAAAGGTGCTCATCAAAACTCCTGCCCACCACAATTATGTCACCAATGTAGACTATGCAACTACTCCATTGGAGGCCCGACAGTACCATATCCATAAGCTGTTGGAAAGTTGCAGGAGCGTTGCATAGTCCAAACGGCATAACATTAAACTGGAACAGGCCCTCATGTGTGCAAAATGCTGTCTTTTCTCTGTGCTGTGGGTCAACTTCCACCTGCCAGTACCCACTCTTCAAGTCTAATGTGGAAAAGCACATTGCTCCTGCCAGGGTATCCAGAGTGTCATCAATCCTGGGTATGGGATAAGCATCCTTGTGAGTTATTTCATTCACCTTGCGGTAATCTACGCAAAAGTGAAGAGAACCGTCCTTCTTTGGTACAAGTACAATAGGGGATGCCCAAGGGCTTTTTGATGGGGCAATGATGTTTTTTTCTTGCATTTCGGTTAAAAGTCTCCTAATTTCATCTCTTTGGGATAGAGGAACTCTCCTTACTGCTTGACGGATAGGGTTTCCATTGGTTTCAATCCGATGATTCAACAGATTTGTTCGGCCAAGGTCACCAGACTTATAAGCAAATATGTGTGCATAAGAAGTAAGCAGAGCACTAAACTGAGTGAGCTGGTGGTCTGAAAAACTATCTGGCATTGTACTGAGTACATCATTCACCACTTTCTTCCATTCCTGGTCGGTACAAGCAGAATCATTAGTTTTGCCTACTGATAATATCTCCTCTATATTACTGATAGCCTCTGCACTTGCCACTTTGGTCCCCTTGTAAATGGTAGTTGGCGTATAGTCTAGGTTAATTATCCAGAGTGGTACAAGCCCATTTTGAGGTACCACAATGGCTCTTGCTATGAGAACAAGTTGTTTCTTAACTGGCTTGTCCACCACCATCCAAGTCCCTTCACAGTTCAGGGGCATCGTTCCCATAACCTCAATTTCACTGGTGGTAGTGATGGCCAGTGTTTCTGGTATGACAACCTCTACATGCCTTGTGCTATTCTCTGGTAGCTGCTTTGTATTCAGAGATATTCGGGTCCCACCAGAACAAAGTTCCCCTCGTGCCAGGTCTAAGACACAATCATTAGCCTCCAAGAAATTCAATCCAAGGATTCCTTCTGATATTAGGGCATTAACAACAATTAGTTCTTGTTTAAACGTTTTCCCTGAGATTTCTAGCTCGATAGTTACCGATCCTTGAATCTGCAAAGGTGCACCATCAACACCAACCAGGCGCAAGCCAACTGGGTTCATTCTTGGGGCAGTGGATGGCTTAATGCGTTCCCATACCTCACTAGATACAAGCGATACAGCTGCCCCAGTGTCTACCAGGAATGATACCTCATTACTGaatacacgtgcacacacagTATAATTTGATACATTATTTATAGCAATTGTGCACATGTCATTATCAGGTGAGGCACAATTACTGTTACATACCTGACTCATGGGTAAGGACACTTCTCCACACGTTGTAGGTGGGATATTAGCACATCCACCAGCATAATGTCCTGGCTGCTCACACTTGTAACAAATTATTGCTCGATGTTTCCTCCTCTTCTGTCTTTGATGGTGGTACTGTTTCCTCATTTTAATTGTTACTTGTCTCTCATTTATCTCATCTTCCTGTTTCTTGAGCTTTTCCATTAATGTATTTAACATTGCTTCCAGATTAGTCTGTGTGGAGGTAAGTGTACATTCCTGTGGCCCTTGATGCTCGGCTTGCATGGCCGCTGCTCCGAGTACGTAGGACTCAAGCTCTATGGTACTCGAGACGGCTTCTAACATGGTCTTCGGGCGGCGTTGTCTCACACTGAGAGCTATTCTGGGATCTTCCAGTTGATCAAAGTAGCGACTCAGTGCTATGTATTCTCTGGCTTCCTCTTGAAGCTCTGGATATGCCTTGTCTATTAAAACACCGAGTCTGTCCGCGAAATCACCCCAACTTTCAGTTCCTCGTTTCGTACTATGCCGCAGTTCATTCTTGTAAAGTTCTGTTTTACTACTGGGCTCGAAACGCTCCTGAAGGGCTTCTCTGGCCTGTTTGTAAGACTCACTCTTAGCTCTGCTTAGCGCCACACGTGCCTTTCCGGTTACTCGCACGTGCAACCATTGCAATTTTGTAATGTCGTCCCACCTGTTGACAACTGCCACACTTTCAAAGTGCTGGATCCACTCGCAGAAGTCCTCCTCCCCGCTAAACACCTCAGGAAGGATGACTGGCCTTCCCATCGGCTGAGTACTGTCCTGATCGTCCGACACCTGATCAGTCTGTCTGGTGGTTCATCACTCGGCCTTGACGTGAACTGTAACAAACAACAGGCCACTACAGTACGAGACTCGACCTTCCGGGGTACCGTTCAACGTAAGGAGTTGatatgccacggtaccacagcctTTTCACTTCGGGTTCAGATGAAACGTCGCGGGTCAGGTCAGTCTAGGCACTAGTCTTCTGGCGTGGCCCCGGCTGGTCCTGCCGACTACGCCAATGTAACAAAGCAGGTTACGAGCACTATTCAAGCTACCACTCATATATCATTCACAACAAGACTGACACAAAAGTACAAGGACCAATTAATACTTAACTATGTAAATAGCTTATACAAAAGGTGTTTATAATACAAAAACAAATAATTTAATAGGTCTGTTACAATACTCTTCCAACTCCTATGAAGTTTTTTGAACCTGTCCAGGTGGAATATAATTACTAATCCAAAGTGTGTTCTTTGTCAAACTCCCCAACCTACCACAAATCATATCTTGACCGGATGTTCTATTGCTCGCACTCAGGGTAGGTATACCTGGAGGCATTACTGATTCAGTCTTGCAGGTTTTCGTTCATGGGCTTCAAAAGCATTTACCAGAAGTTTTTAAactttatgctgaccttccaggttatcttgCCAGTATCAGCCCTCCTAGCACTATCCCCACCAAACTTTCTATCTCccttagcagacctgacttggtCTTGGTTTCCTAAGGATTCCATCTACCTGTTTGAGCTGATTGTTcccactaatacccagcaacacttATTGGCTGCAAGAGCTCGGAAGGAAGATAGATATGGCTCTTTACTGTATGATCTTCAACGCACTGGATTAGTCGTTGATTTCATTTCTATCGAGATAGGATGTCTGGGTCACTTTATGCCAGAAACACTTGCTCAAGTGGCTACTGCTTGTTGTGTGGCGAAGAAAACTGTCCGGtcactgtttgagcaggctgctcgtaTTGCTATCTCCTGctcttacagaattttcaattcTAGAGCTTCCCCGGAGTGCGATCTATTGGACCTCTTGACCTGAACCTTGTTACTTTGTAgttataattttgtactgtaagttaagtaatgtaAGTCGGGaatgtctattttacggaccagacTGGGTTTTTTGGacgcacttctgacttagaaaatttttttCATGTTCTGTGAACTTaccttttttctttgttttacggaaagcaACATTGATGTTTGCGGATAATTAAGGAAGAGATCATACTGAAACTATTAACCCCTGTGTATTAAGTGTGTTAGTCGTCTTCAAAGACGTTGTGAACAAAGGACGAGACCTACCCCAGTGGATAGACATTTCTTCACTGCCGTTCGCCTGTCATCTCACAACACTGGCGTGACTCGATGGCTGAAAACTTCCGAGTTAAGGCCAAGGTGAAGACATGAAAGGATTGAAGGACACTTGTAAGAAGGTGTCACAAGTAATAGACAGTTGGGAACTGATCatgaatgtgtagtatgtgactaTTGAGAGCTGTAATGGTAGACTCTGGGTATCTAGATGTTTATAGTGTTATCTTTACAGCGACcagaactgaaggtctgcaTGCATGTCACTAATTTTACAATATGTAGCTACTCAGCGGATTTGAAAATATTGCTACTGTGTACTAAAGGAACTGTAGTGTTTTTTTTGCTATAACATTTGTGGAGCTCCACTAcagccactccaaataaattttctgtttcctaTCTActgcccgcatctagttactgtcagctctaactattccattattccattattttccagttattcttgcatactgacaaaGTTGTTTTGAAACAGTGAcaacagtgctatcaagttggcacaacttcacgtttgtactatttttgcaacttaaaaaggaaggaacaagcttaagcatgcttttatggttgtgctagGCAAATagtggcttgaaaagctgtcaATTACCCGCGTGTAATTATGCGGACAGGAaatagagaatttatttgaagtggccttagctaTATATCTGCATAAGTTAGTGGTGAATATGTAGCAGTTGGTATAAAAAAgttattatggtgagtagtggTGGCAATATTGTGGTAATTCAGCGGCAGCTGGTTCCGGCCACTGTGGGCACATCCCCGAATCatttaacactataccttgatagtCAAGCAACCTTGATTATAATTTTAGTTCAGATTTAGCCTTAATAAAATATATAATCTTTTGAGCATCAagttatagaggtttcactgtacttatgtTAGCATTTATTACACTTGTTCACAAAATTGATGCAAcagctattcaaacttgaccactactcAGTATAAAacaatgtttttttttattatgacaCTGCTCAAATTCGGCCTCAGTTAAAGGTGTGGTGGTGTTTAGCTACATAAAAATGGTACTTGTATTATGCatgaagtatataattatactttagCTAATTAAGGCTTATGACCTAATTAACATGGACATTTTATCATGAGGTGATCTTTCAACAAGGTCTTAAAATACACATGAACTATGTGTGGGACCTACTTGAGTTGGTCACTTTAAATGAGATAATCTTATTACTAGCTTGTGTcaagtataccttagctatgtttgagacCTAACTACTcaacatggtcactgtaatgaggtggtcttattaatgaggtcatgtagTACACTTTAGATCATGTCTGGGATGTACTTGTCATGGTcattgtaa
The nucleotide sequence above comes from Dysidea avara chromosome 3, odDysAvar1.4, whole genome shotgun sequence. Encoded proteins:
- the LOC136251074 gene encoding uncharacterized protein, which encodes MGRPVILPEVFSGEEDFCEWIQHFESVAVVNRWDDITKLQWLHVRVTGKARVALSRAKSESYKQAREALQERFEPSSKTELYKNELRHSTKRGTESWGDFADRLGVLIDKAYPELQEEAREYIALSRYFDQLEDPRIALSVRQRRPKTMLEAVSSTIELESYVLGAAAMQAEHQGPQECTLTSTQTNLEAMLNTLMEKLKKQEDEINERQVTIKMRKQYHHQRQKRRKHRAIICYKCEQPGHYAGGCANIPPTTCGEVSLPMSQN